In Bacillus sp. S3, the sequence GGAGCTAGTCGGGCCTTAGGTTATTTTATGGGGGAGCAAAATTTCAGAAAAATGAAATTAGTAGGTTGTTTTTTTAAATAAAGTATAATAAAATAACCTACAATACCAACTAAACCACTATGAATATATTGTTTTATGGTGCCATCTAGCTGCGTTAACATATGTTCGTCAAACAAAGAATGAAGCCTATTTCTTCGCGAACTTGACTCCAATAGTGAAACATTTTGTTAAAGTTCTGAATGGATAAACGTACTATTTTCCCACATACTTATAAAGGAATAGTCATGGGGGATTTTTTTCAAAATCATTGAAGGGTGGGAGAGCATTGAAACTTTACAGTTCAATCCTTGACTTAATTGGGAAAACTCCGATCGTAAAATTGAATAAACTGCCAGAGCCAACTGGCGGGGAAGTTTACATAAAATTGGAATCATTTAATCCAGGCGGCAGTGTGAAAGACCGTGCTGCCATTAATATGATTGAAAGTGCAGAGCATGAGGGGAAATTAATTCCGGGAAAAAGTACCGTGATCGAGCCGACTTCCGGTAATACAGGTATTGGAATCGCCATGGTATGTGCGGTGAAAGGCTATCGCTGTATTATTACCATGCCTGATAATGCGACTGCCGAGCGTGTGAAGATTTTAAAAGCATATGGAGCAGAAGTCCATTTGACTCCAGCTAAATTTCGTATGCAGGGAGCTATTGATGAAGCAAACCGTTTAGCCGAATCCATTTCTGATAGTTTTATTCCCATGCAATTTGAGAATCCTGCAAATGCCGATGCACATCGTGAAACTACAGCAGTTGAAATTCTTGAAGCGTTCGAAGGGAAATTAGATGCCCTTGTGTTGACTGCAGGAACAGGGGGTACGGTAACGGGGGTTGGAGAAGAGCTGAAAAAGCAGATTCCAGACTTGAAAATTTACGTAGTGGAACCGTTTGGATCTCCTGTTCTTTCTGGTGGAGAACCTGGACCTCATAAAATTCCTGGAACAGGTCCCGGTTTTATTCCTTCAATATTAAATCGTACTATT encodes:
- the cysK gene encoding cysteine synthase A; translated protein: MKLYSSILDLIGKTPIVKLNKLPEPTGGEVYIKLESFNPGGSVKDRAAINMIESAEHEGKLIPGKSTVIEPTSGNTGIGIAMVCAVKGYRCIITMPDNATAERVKILKAYGAEVHLTPAKFRMQGAIDEANRLAESISDSFIPMQFENPANADAHRETTAVEILEAFEGKLDALVLTAGTGGTVTGVGEELKKQIPDLKIYVVEPFGSPVLSGGEPGPHKIPGTGPGFIPSILNRTIFDEILLIKDEAAQVMARRLAAEEGIFVGASGASSAHFAVEIAKNLPTSSRVLCIAPDTGERYLSSDLFPS